A section of the Cohaesibacter intestini genome encodes:
- the rbsK gene encoding ribokinase → MAGKIAVVGSNMVDLITYVNRMPGPGETLEAPDFSLGCGGKGANQAVAAARLGSDVMMVTRVGDDIFADNTIRNFEEVGIDARHVVRVPDTSSGVAPIFVEKSGENSILIVKGANNALTPAEVDKAAEDLKQCSLIVMQLEVPLETIYHVIAFGAEHGIPTLLNPAPAQPDLDVSRITGVTYLVPNESELELLTGMKVSDAPSAEAAARSLMAKGIKTVIVTLGSKGALLVTEDDCKRIEPVAVQPMDTTGAGDAFIGSFAHYFTKESDLDLALKMAARYAADSITRPGTQKSYASIEAFEAFCSKLDG, encoded by the coding sequence ATGGCCGGAAAAATCGCTGTCGTGGGCAGCAATATGGTGGATTTGATTACCTATGTGAACCGCATGCCCGGGCCGGGAGAGACTTTGGAAGCGCCGGACTTCTCTCTGGGATGCGGTGGCAAGGGGGCCAATCAGGCGGTCGCTGCGGCCAGACTGGGCAGCGATGTCATGATGGTCACAAGGGTTGGCGATGATATCTTTGCCGACAATACCATTCGCAATTTTGAGGAGGTCGGCATCGATGCGCGTCATGTGGTGCGCGTCCCCGATACCTCATCTGGCGTCGCACCGATCTTTGTCGAGAAATCGGGAGAGAACAGCATTCTGATCGTCAAGGGGGCCAACAATGCCCTCACTCCGGCCGAGGTGGACAAGGCCGCCGAGGATCTCAAACAATGCTCCCTCATTGTCATGCAGCTCGAAGTGCCACTGGAAACGATTTATCACGTGATCGCTTTTGGTGCGGAACATGGCATTCCGACCCTGCTCAACCCGGCGCCTGCCCAGCCGGATCTGGATGTTTCCCGCATCACCGGTGTGACCTATCTCGTCCCCAATGAGAGCGAGTTGGAGCTTTTGACCGGCATGAAAGTCAGCGATGCGCCCAGTGCAGAGGCTGCAGCCCGTAGCCTGATGGCCAAGGGCATCAAGACCGTCATAGTCACGCTGGGATCCAAAGGGGCCCTGTTGGTCACAGAGGATGATTGCAAACGGATCGAACCGGTCGCCGTGCAGCCCATGGACACGACAGGTGCGGGCGATGCCTTCATCGGCAGTTTCGCGCACTATTTCACCAAGGAATCCGATCTGGATCTGGCGCTGAAAATGGCCGCGCGCTATGCCGCTGACTCGATCACCCGCCCCGGCACACAGAAATCCTACGCTTCAATCGAAGCGTTTGAGGCTTTCTGCAGCAAGCTGGATGGATAG
- a CDS encoding DMT family transporter: MTAANHTMRRGQASGILLMIAGVACLSANDAIAKTLTSGYSPLQILFLRNVIALPFTLLIALVMGGPLTLRSHRPAAHLLRGALWVGATMMFFTSFIYLPLAEATALIFVAPFFITMISALFLGEAVRWRRWLAVATGFLGVLIIIRPGGATFQLISLLPVTTALVYALLMLSARWVDPRESVWTLLVYLTGAGALLSALIVPLVWVPIRLEDLWFFVGIAVFGTAGMTMMTQAFRLAPASIVAPLDYTGLPWAMLFGWLIWRESLDAMTIFGAAIIIASGLFSIFQDRNQNRV; this comes from the coding sequence ATGACAGCAGCGAACCACACCATGCGAAGAGGCCAGGCTTCAGGCATTCTGTTGATGATTGCAGGCGTGGCCTGTCTGAGTGCCAACGACGCGATCGCCAAAACCCTGACCTCCGGCTATTCGCCGCTGCAAATCCTGTTTCTGCGCAATGTGATTGCCCTGCCATTCACCCTGCTCATTGCATTGGTTATGGGGGGACCATTGACCCTGCGGTCACACCGGCCTGCAGCTCATCTGCTGCGTGGTGCGCTCTGGGTCGGCGCAACCATGATGTTCTTCACCAGCTTCATCTATCTCCCTCTGGCCGAGGCGACGGCGCTGATTTTCGTGGCGCCCTTCTTCATCACCATGATCTCGGCGCTGTTCCTCGGAGAGGCCGTCCGCTGGCGGCGCTGGCTGGCTGTTGCCACAGGGTTTCTCGGTGTCCTGATAATCATCCGGCCGGGGGGAGCAACCTTTCAGTTGATTTCCTTGCTTCCCGTCACGACGGCCCTTGTCTATGCCTTGTTGATGCTCAGTGCCCGCTGGGTTGACCCGCGTGAAAGCGTCTGGACGCTTCTGGTGTATCTGACCGGTGCCGGAGCATTGCTCAGTGCATTGATCGTGCCGCTGGTTTGGGTACCAATCCGTTTGGAGGACCTCTGGTTCTTTGTGGGAATTGCGGTCTTCGGCACCGCTGGAATGACCATGATGACGCAGGCCTTTCGTCTCGCACCGGCTTCAATTGTCGCCCCGCTCGATTATACAGGCTTGCCCTGGGCAATGTTGTTCGGTTGGCTCATCTGGCGGGAGAGTCTCGATGCCATGACGATTTTCGGCGCGGCGATCATCATTGCAAGTGGTCTATTCTCGATCTTTCAGGACAGAAACCAAAACCGCGTTTGA
- a CDS encoding TetR/AcrR family transcriptional regulator has protein sequence MISPSKPARERIIDAANRLFYREGIRAVSVDAVAEKAGITKKTLYYHFKSKDDLVTAYLTARDQPNLALFEAWFDAADGNVEDKVEAIFIALAQSSRHPKWKGCGFLRTAAELANMPGHPAMQVGAAHKKKFEAWLAGRLAQAQVRQPDATARQINLIMDGAFSLMLVHRDPAYIEEAGRAARAITAGALHSVD, from the coding sequence ATGATTTCACCTTCAAAACCGGCTCGCGAACGGATCATCGATGCAGCCAACCGCTTGTTCTATCGGGAGGGTATCCGCGCGGTGAGTGTTGACGCCGTGGCGGAGAAGGCTGGCATCACCAAGAAGACGCTCTATTATCATTTCAAGAGCAAGGATGACCTTGTGACAGCCTATCTCACCGCACGAGATCAACCCAATCTCGCGCTCTTTGAGGCATGGTTCGATGCAGCAGATGGCAATGTGGAGGATAAGGTCGAGGCGATCTTCATCGCGCTGGCACAGTCATCGCGCCATCCCAAATGGAAAGGCTGCGGTTTCCTGCGCACGGCGGCGGAGCTTGCCAACATGCCCGGTCATCCGGCGATGCAGGTGGGGGCGGCGCATAAGAAAAAATTCGAAGCCTGGCTTGCAGGACGCCTTGCGCAGGCGCAGGTGCGACAGCCAGATGCCACGGCTCGCCAGATCAATCTGATTATGGATGGCGCTTTCTCGCTGATGCTGGTGCATCGCGATCCTGCCTATATCGAAGAAGCCGGGCGCGCCGCCCGGGCGATCACCGCAGGTGCTTTGCATTCAGTGGATTGA
- a CDS encoding crotonase/enoyl-CoA hydratase family protein, whose protein sequence is MQSNDNVKFEQRGRIALLTLNRPEKLNAINYAMADRLLALLDKIEADGSIRAVILTGAGERAFSAGGDIHEFSRSIRNGADEAVRDFCRRGQALTARLETFPKPVITAVNGIAYGGGCEITEAAHLAVASEQAVFAKPEINIGIPPTFGGTQRLPRLAGRKRALELLLTGEPFSPDRAVELGLVNSMVAHADLLPAAMDLANRIICHSPLATSRILAAVTRGINTTIDEGLLIEREQFARMCATQDVHEGLEAWIERRIPDYAER, encoded by the coding sequence ATGCAAAGCAACGACAACGTCAAATTCGAACAACGGGGCCGAATTGCTCTTTTGACACTCAATCGCCCCGAAAAACTGAATGCGATCAATTATGCGATGGCCGATCGGTTGCTTGCTCTACTCGATAAGATCGAGGCGGATGGCTCGATCCGAGCGGTTATCCTGACCGGTGCAGGCGAGCGGGCTTTTTCGGCAGGAGGGGACATTCATGAATTCTCCCGGAGCATCCGCAATGGAGCAGACGAGGCGGTGAGAGACTTTTGCAGACGCGGTCAGGCATTGACCGCTCGGCTGGAAACCTTCCCAAAGCCAGTCATCACCGCCGTCAACGGCATTGCTTATGGGGGTGGGTGTGAAATCACCGAAGCGGCTCATCTGGCCGTGGCATCGGAGCAGGCCGTCTTTGCCAAGCCGGAAATCAATATCGGCATTCCGCCCACCTTCGGTGGCACACAGCGTTTGCCACGCCTTGCCGGACGCAAGCGTGCACTCGAATTGTTGCTGACCGGTGAACCTTTCAGCCCGGATCGTGCCGTTGAGTTGGGGCTTGTGAACAGCATGGTGGCCCATGCAGACCTGCTGCCGGCTGCAATGGATCTTGCCAACCGGATCATCTGCCATTCGCCGCTCGCTACATCGCGTATCCTTGCGGCTGTGACCCGGGGGATCAACACGACGATTGATGAAGGATTGCTGATCGAACGGGAGCAGTTTGCCCGCATGTGTGCGACACAGGATGTGCATGAAGGGCTTGAGGCATGGATTGAGCGACGCATACCAGACTATGCGGAACGATGA
- a CDS encoding ATP-binding cassette domain-containing protein, producing the protein MLRAEGLVHRFGDQLILDQAGLEIGANDRIGIAGPSGVGKTTLGRILAGQIQPQAGRVLWNGEALAEVDGPSPVQLAPQSPEMAVDPRWSVADILKNGGALDDAIIEGLGIRPEWQGRLARELSGGELARVSLARLLLPSTRLLICDEITAQLDAISARQIWQALLTVLAKQHVALIVISHDDTLRRAVCNTGFLLQDKCLKPDM; encoded by the coding sequence ATGCTTAGGGCTGAAGGACTGGTCCACCGATTTGGCGATCAGCTGATTCTGGATCAGGCGGGCCTCGAAATCGGGGCCAATGACCGCATCGGCATTGCTGGTCCCTCGGGGGTCGGCAAAACGACATTGGGCCGCATTCTTGCCGGGCAAATTCAGCCGCAAGCAGGCAGGGTTTTGTGGAACGGAGAGGCTCTTGCCGAAGTTGATGGCCCCTCCCCGGTCCAACTGGCACCCCAATCTCCCGAGATGGCGGTTGATCCGCGTTGGTCTGTCGCTGATATTCTCAAGAATGGCGGCGCACTTGACGACGCAATTATTGAAGGCCTTGGCATTCGGCCCGAATGGCAAGGGCGATTGGCGCGGGAGCTGTCCGGTGGGGAGCTGGCGCGTGTTTCACTGGCCCGCCTGCTGTTGCCCTCAACGCGCCTGCTTATCTGCGATGAAATCACAGCCCAACTCGATGCCATTTCGGCGCGACAAATCTGGCAGGCCCTGTTGACGGTTCTTGCCAAACAACATGTCGCCCTGATCGTCATCAGCCATGATGACACGTTGCGCAGGGCTGTGTGCAATACCGGCTTTCTGCTTCAGGACAAATGCCTGAAGCCGGATATGTAA
- a CDS encoding ATP-binding cassette domain-containing protein, with protein MLVVKNLSVHFRQHDGSRLAPIRDVTFTLPRGRLTGLVGGSGAGKSLIAEALISNLPHNAERSGQMEFDGTPPKQGALALAPQSRDALDPLCPVGRQVARFARLAGHNCDVTALFSHLGLSPECLEQWPHELSGGMAKRVLLATALATGAECIIADEPTAGLDGKAADRIMALLASFAESGKAVLVISHDLQRLTGIAHQMVILQEGEQVEVADTEAFHKGTLAHPFSKALWQAQSWDGFADLTEEGVLYA; from the coding sequence ATGCTGGTGGTTAAAAATCTGTCCGTGCATTTTCGGCAGCATGACGGGTCGCGTCTTGCACCGATCAGGGATGTCACCTTCACTTTGCCACGCGGTCGTCTCACCGGCCTTGTCGGAGGGTCCGGCGCAGGCAAGAGCCTGATCGCCGAAGCCCTGATCAGCAACTTGCCACATAATGCTGAACGATCGGGGCAGATGGAATTTGACGGCACTCCACCCAAACAGGGCGCATTGGCCCTTGCACCGCAAAGCAGGGATGCATTGGACCCACTCTGCCCGGTGGGGCGACAGGTGGCTCGTTTCGCAAGACTTGCGGGACATAATTGCGATGTCACTGCGCTTTTCTCCCATCTTGGTCTTTCACCCGAATGCCTCGAGCAATGGCCGCATGAGCTTTCCGGAGGCATGGCCAAACGGGTGCTGCTGGCGACCGCACTGGCAACCGGGGCCGAATGCATCATCGCGGATGAACCCACCGCCGGTTTGGACGGAAAGGCTGCGGATCGCATCATGGCGCTTCTTGCCTCCTTTGCCGAGAGTGGCAAGGCGGTGCTTGTGATCAGTCATGACCTGCAGCGGCTAACCGGGATTGCGCACCAGATGGTTATCTTGCAAGAAGGGGAGCAGGTCGAGGTGGCAGACACCGAAGCCTTTCATAAGGGAACGCTTGCCCATCCCTTCTCCAAGGCACTTTGGCAGGCACAAAGTTGGGACGGCTTTGCTGATCTGACAGAAGAAGGGGTCTTGTATGCTTAG
- a CDS encoding ABC transporter permease: MTDLTEKARFDAWPEQPGCAAGSGGRKHASRIRRQAVVSGLIALSLVLGVFAYSLFASSDDLRVSPSLRMLAPSLDHIFGTDLLGRDMLLRTLLALGQSIGIGLFAGFVSTALAVILGLMASVNRVADRIVGIATELFLGLPHFVLLMLVAYAAGGGVQGVILGVGLTHWPRLARLLRHETQRVLASDYVAVSRGLGRNSIWVARKHLLPHLIPQIIAGFVLIFPHAILHEAGLSFIGLGVPPHLPSIGVILSESLRALGSGLWWLAFFPGLGLLLVALSFEIFGESLRRASDPNEGVA, from the coding sequence GTGACGGATCTTACCGAGAAAGCGCGCTTTGATGCATGGCCGGAGCAACCGGGCTGCGCTGCCGGGTCGGGAGGACGAAAGCATGCCTCTCGCATTCGCCGCCAGGCCGTCGTGAGCGGACTCATCGCCTTGAGTCTGGTGCTGGGCGTGTTTGCCTATTCGCTGTTTGCCTCATCCGATGATCTGCGCGTCAGCCCATCCCTGCGCATGCTCGCGCCGTCGCTGGATCATATCTTCGGTACCGACCTGCTGGGCCGCGACATGCTGTTGCGGACACTGCTAGCGCTTGGCCAATCGATCGGCATCGGGCTGTTTGCCGGATTTGTTTCGACAGCGTTGGCTGTGATTTTGGGTCTGATGGCGAGTGTCAACCGCGTCGCCGACCGGATTGTCGGCATTGCCACCGAGCTGTTTCTTGGCCTGCCGCATTTCGTGCTGCTGATGCTGGTCGCCTATGCAGCCGGCGGCGGTGTGCAAGGTGTTATTCTCGGGGTCGGCCTGACCCACTGGCCACGTCTTGCCCGCCTGTTGCGTCATGAAACCCAACGCGTGCTTGCATCAGACTATGTCGCGGTATCCCGCGGGTTGGGACGCAATTCAATATGGGTTGCGCGGAAGCATTTGTTGCCTCACCTTATCCCACAGATCATTGCGGGTTTCGTACTGATTTTTCCGCACGCCATATTGCACGAGGCCGGGCTGTCCTTTATCGGGCTCGGCGTCCCGCCGCATCTGCCGTCCATTGGTGTCATTCTGTCCGAGTCGCTCCGGGCGCTGGGATCCGGCCTCTGGTGGCTGGCTTTCTTCCCCGGTCTGGGACTTTTGCTGGTGGCCTTGTCCTTCGAGATCTTCGGGGAATCCTTGCGCCGTGCCTCTGACCCGAATGAAGGAGTGGCCTGA
- a CDS encoding ABC transporter permease, with protein sequence MSWHHWLPRVLVERAIRLVWLLPLAMVGLFTLIRLAPVDPVQAYVGARVALVGPEQRDAIAQSWGLNDPVPEQFLRWVTHFIQGDLGDSMLFNAPVVDVIMARWPASISLIGAAFLFSLVIGTSLGLIAAASRGHWPDRAIRAFAVTLAVSPGFWLALILIAVFSVQLGWLPACCSASPGLTMAEVTWGDRLRHLILPAITVSVVGIAPLILHTRARARAFLEGPAARHLKAHGARNLSLLMGPGLRHALGPALTVHLAGAGELIGGSVLAETIFSWPGLGEATVRAAKGADAPLLMGVALATLAVVFLGNMLADICAHLLDPRLRDQAGSRRQKRKSVSRLQSSDFETAREGKS encoded by the coding sequence ATGAGCTGGCATCATTGGCTTCCAAGGGTGCTGGTGGAGCGCGCCATCCGCCTTGTCTGGCTGCTGCCTCTGGCCATGGTCGGGCTTTTCACCCTCATCAGACTTGCACCGGTTGATCCGGTGCAGGCCTATGTCGGGGCGCGGGTTGCGCTGGTCGGGCCGGAGCAGCGCGATGCCATCGCCCAGTCCTGGGGCCTCAATGATCCGGTTCCGGAGCAGTTTCTGCGCTGGGTCACCCATTTCATCCAAGGCGATCTGGGGGACAGCATGCTGTTCAACGCGCCGGTCGTCGATGTGATCATGGCCCGCTGGCCTGCCTCCATTTCGCTGATTGGAGCCGCCTTCCTCTTCTCTCTCGTGATCGGCACCTCTTTGGGACTGATTGCTGCTGCATCCAGAGGCCATTGGCCAGATCGTGCCATTCGCGCTTTTGCCGTGACGCTGGCCGTCAGTCCGGGCTTCTGGCTGGCATTGATTTTGATCGCTGTCTTTTCCGTCCAACTTGGCTGGTTGCCCGCTTGCTGTTCCGCCTCTCCGGGCCTGACGATGGCCGAGGTGACGTGGGGCGACCGATTGCGTCACTTGATCTTGCCTGCCATCACGGTCTCGGTCGTTGGCATCGCGCCACTGATCCTGCACACGCGCGCGCGCGCCCGTGCCTTTCTGGAAGGACCGGCAGCGCGTCATCTCAAGGCCCATGGGGCTCGAAATCTGTCCCTTCTGATGGGCCCCGGTCTGCGCCATGCGCTGGGCCCAGCTCTCACGGTTCATTTGGCTGGTGCCGGGGAGTTGATCGGCGGCTCGGTTTTGGCCGAGACGATCTTCTCATGGCCGGGCTTGGGCGAAGCAACGGTGCGAGCAGCCAAAGGGGCCGACGCGCCTCTGTTGATGGGGGTCGCTCTGGCGACGCTGGCCGTTGTGTTTCTTGGCAACATGCTGGCAGACATTTGCGCCCATCTTCTGGATCCACGGCTGCGGGATCAGGCAGGGAGCAGACGCCAAAAGCGCAAAAGCGTGTCGCGGTTGCAATCTTCCGATTTTGAAACAGCGCGTGAGGGGAAATCGTGA
- a CDS encoding ABC transporter substrate-binding protein, with protein MRRSMLLAAVFATLLSANSVAAAPPPLVLAVGGEPETGFDPIMGWGRYGNPLFQATLLRLDANFEMTGDLATSWVLSEDRLIWTVTIRTDAKFSDGSPLTAEDVAFTFNKARDAGGLTDMKILKEARATSPDTVELELTKPQITFASQLVALGIVPQKGYGDDYARHPLGAGPFKMVEWREGEQLIVEPNPYWHGEKIAFPRVTFVFGEEAVVLNLARSGAAHLVAVPPLDAAHAPNGMTVKHINTVDNRGIAFPTIPSGGQTEKGHPIGNDVTADRAIRFAINQGLDREALVALALNGHGTPAYGPVDGLPWDNPDAHLEGGDVDAAKATLDAAGWRDENGDGVREKDGQQARFPLVYPSSDSLRQALALGAAEQMRAFGIVAEPRGLSWDAIGNEMHASAVILGWGAHDPSEIYALYHGNNAGVDWYNTGLYRNATVDAHLDAAQSAPSFEASLAEWKAAQWDGKTGFSAKGDAPWAWMVNVKHSYWISDCLDIGPVQIEPHGHGYPITQGLPGWKWTCE; from the coding sequence ATGCGCCGTTCGATGTTGCTTGCCGCTGTTTTTGCCACTCTCTTGTCTGCCAACTCGGTCGCGGCTGCGCCTCCGCCGCTTGTTCTGGCGGTTGGCGGCGAGCCGGAAACCGGGTTCGATCCTATCATGGGCTGGGGGCGGTATGGCAATCCACTCTTTCAGGCAACTCTGCTGCGTCTTGATGCCAATTTTGAAATGACTGGAGATCTGGCAACCAGTTGGGTCCTCTCCGAAGACCGCCTGATCTGGACAGTCACCATTCGCACAGACGCAAAATTCTCCGATGGCTCCCCCCTGACAGCCGAAGACGTTGCCTTCACCTTCAACAAGGCTAGGGACGCTGGCGGTCTGACGGATATGAAGATCCTCAAGGAAGCCCGCGCAACATCCCCTGATACGGTCGAGCTTGAACTCACCAAACCGCAAATCACCTTTGCCTCTCAACTCGTGGCGCTCGGGATCGTGCCCCAAAAAGGCTACGGCGATGACTATGCGCGTCACCCGCTGGGAGCAGGTCCCTTCAAGATGGTTGAATGGCGGGAAGGCGAGCAATTGATTGTCGAACCCAATCCCTATTGGCACGGCGAGAAAATCGCGTTTCCGCGCGTGACCTTCGTCTTTGGTGAAGAGGCCGTGGTGCTCAATTTGGCACGCTCTGGCGCGGCGCATCTGGTTGCCGTGCCGCCGCTCGATGCGGCGCATGCCCCCAATGGCATGACGGTCAAGCATATCAATACGGTCGACAATCGCGGCATCGCATTTCCAACCATTCCTTCTGGTGGTCAAACCGAAAAAGGGCATCCGATCGGCAATGATGTGACCGCAGACCGAGCCATTCGCTTCGCCATCAACCAAGGGCTAGACCGGGAGGCGCTGGTGGCCTTGGCGCTAAATGGCCATGGCACGCCAGCTTACGGCCCTGTTGACGGTCTGCCTTGGGACAATCCGGACGCCCATCTGGAGGGCGGTGACGTGGACGCGGCAAAAGCCACGCTGGATGCCGCTGGCTGGCGGGACGAAAATGGCGATGGGGTTCGCGAAAAGGATGGCCAACAGGCCCGTTTCCCTCTTGTCTATCCATCTTCAGACTCCCTGCGACAGGCTTTGGCACTGGGCGCGGCAGAACAAATGCGCGCCTTTGGCATTGTGGCAGAGCCACGGGGCCTGAGCTGGGATGCCATTGGCAATGAAATGCATGCCAGTGCAGTGATTTTGGGATGGGGCGCGCATGATCCATCCGAAATCTACGCCCTGTATCATGGCAACAATGCCGGTGTTGACTGGTACAATACCGGCCTATATCGCAATGCGACGGTCGATGCGCATTTGGATGCAGCCCAGTCAGCTCCGAGCTTCGAGGCCTCACTTGCTGAATGGAAGGCAGCCCAATGGGACGGCAAAACGGGGTTCAGCGCCAAGGGTGATGCGCCTTGGGCCTGGATGGTCAATGTCAAGCATTCCTACTGGATCAGCGACTGTCTGGATATCGGCCCTGTTCAGATTGAACCCCATGGCCATGGCTATCCGATCACGCAAGGCTTGCCGGGCTGGAAGTGGACATGCGAATGA